A region from the Oceanidesulfovibrio marinus genome encodes:
- a CDS encoding permease translates to MPAVAGLREQGASKGAAAAFLTATPETGVDSVAVTWIILDPIMAVLRPLAAVLSAVLVGLTVDRAAAPEKPRPTLLPMAPAGTAPLSNPDAPRPSLAELGTRKRPALRSRLASGLRYGFLELAGDVGPWFLVGVAVAGAVAVLLPAGFVEQYVGGRWGGYLLALLLSLPIYVCATASTPMAAAFAWQGLSPGAALVFLLAGPATNIAALTVTARILGKRETIVYLAALVVCALLMGVGADALYGALGATPTWSGGAAEEGAGVLDYAAAAVFLGLCGWSLLRKRRGKSCG, encoded by the coding sequence CTGCCCGCGGTCGCGGGCTTACGAGAACAGGGCGCGAGCAAAGGCGCCGCCGCCGCGTTTCTGACCGCCACGCCCGAGACAGGCGTGGATTCTGTCGCCGTCACCTGGATCATTCTCGATCCGATCATGGCCGTGCTGCGGCCACTGGCCGCCGTGCTCTCGGCAGTGCTGGTCGGGCTGACCGTGGACCGGGCCGCCGCGCCGGAAAAGCCCCGGCCCACGCTCCTGCCCATGGCTCCTGCCGGTACGGCTCCGCTGTCGAATCCGGATGCGCCGCGCCCCTCCCTGGCCGAGCTGGGCACGCGCAAGCGCCCGGCCCTGCGTTCCCGCCTGGCCTCGGGTCTGCGCTACGGATTTCTGGAGCTGGCCGGCGACGTAGGCCCGTGGTTCCTGGTGGGCGTTGCCGTGGCCGGAGCCGTGGCCGTGCTGCTGCCGGCAGGTTTTGTGGAGCAGTACGTGGGCGGCCGTTGGGGCGGTTACCTGCTGGCTCTTCTGCTCTCCCTGCCCATCTACGTGTGCGCCACGGCCTCCACGCCCATGGCTGCGGCCTTTGCCTGGCAGGGGCTCTCTCCTGGCGCGGCTCTGGTCTTTCTGCTGGCCGGACCGGCAACGAACATCGCCGCCCTCACCGTGACGGCGCGTATCCTCGGCAAGCGCGAGACCATCGTCTACCTCGCCGCCCTGGTGGTCTGCGCACTGCTTATGGGCGTCGGCGCCGACGCCCTGTACGGCGCGCTGGGCGCTACCCCCACATGGTCCGGAGGCGCGGCCGAGGAAGGGGCCGGAGTGCTCGACTACGCCGCCGCCGCGGTGTTCCTGGGCCTGTGCGGCTGGAGCCTGCTGCGCAAACGCCGCGGAAAGAGCTGTGGTTAG